DNA sequence from the Dehalococcoidia bacterium genome:
CGCGGGCAGGAAGTAATCGACGTAGGGCAGCGCGGCGGCCATCCCTTTGGCCAGCGGCTGGTAGTCGCGGCCGCCCAGCAGCGGGTTCAGCCAGACGATCTTGTATGCCCGCCGCCGCATGCTGCTCATCGCCTTCGCGATCAGCGTCGTGTCGCCGCGGTCCCAGCCGTCGCTGACGATGATCACCACCGTGCGGCCCGAAAGCCGCGTCTTGCCGTAGCGCCGGTCGAAGGCGTAGAGGCTGGCGCCGATGCTGGTGCCGCCCGACCAGGAATCGACCTCTTCGCGAATCCGCGCCAGCGCCTCGGCGAAGGTCTTCGTCTTCAGCAGGTGCGTGACCTCGTTCAGCCGCGTGCTGAAGACGAAGGTCGAAACGTGCCGCACCTCCGCCTGCATCGCGTAGAGGAACTGCACGAGGAAGCGCGAGTAGAGGTCCATCGAACCGCTGACGTCACAGAGCACCACCAGCCGCAGCGAGCTGACGCGTCGCCGCTGGCGGTAGAGGTCCAACACCTCGCCGCCGTGCTTCACCGAGCGGCGCAGGCTCTGGCGCAGGTCCACCGGCCCGCCGCTGGGCGCCACGCGCGTGCGCCGGCTGAGCTGCGAGGCGAGCTTCGGCGCGAGCTGGCGAATCACCCGCCGCGCCCGCTTCACCTCGTCGCCGCTGTACTGCGAAAAGTCTTTGGCCGTGAGCAGGTCGGCGTTGCTGTAGGTGGCCGAAGGATTGTCGCCCTCCGGCTCGTAGGCGACGCGCGTCTGTACCGGCGCGAGCTTCGTGCCGTCGCGGCCGCCGCGCCGCGGTCTCGACGGCGGTGCGTCGCTGTAGCGCGTGCGCGGCATCGTGCCCGCGGAAGCGCGCTCGGAGCGCCAGAAGAGGTCGAAGAGCAGGTCGAAGAGCGGATAGTCCTCGACGCGCGAGACCAGATTGGCGCGCAGGGCGATGCGGAAGTCGTCACGCCGCGTCACGTCGAGCAACGCCAGGCCGCGAGCCGCGTCGATCAGCCGCCCGCTGGTCACGTCGATGTCGGCGTTCTTCAGCACGCGGCCGAACCGGATCAGGTTCGCCGCAAGCGAGCCGCCGCGCTCGCCCAGCGCCTCGGCAAGCTCGCTCTCCAGCGAAAGTGCGTGCGGCGGACCGGGCACGCTGGTCAAGGAACCAAACCGCCCGTGCCTACAGCGCCGCCGCGGCGGCGCCCGCCGCCTCGAGCATCGCCGCGACGTTGCCCTGGCGGAAGGCCTCGATGTCGTCGTTGTACTTGAAGATGCAGGAGTGCGTCTCCTCCACGGTGGCGGCGTCGAGATGATCGCGGTGCAGCAGCATCAGCGCCGAGGCCCAGTCGATCGTCTCCGCCACGCCGGGGCGCTTGTAAAAGTCGCGCTGGCGTAGTTGCTGCATGAAGCCGCAGATCTGCCCGGCGAGCGCCGTCTGAATGCCGGGACACTTCGCCTGCACGATCTCCAGCTCGCGCTCGAACGAGGGGTACGAAATCCACAGGTAGAGGCAGCGGCGCTTGAGTGCGTCGTGAATCTCGCGCGTGCGGTTCGAGGTGAGCACGACAAACGGCGGCCGTTCAGCGCGGATCGTGCCCAGCTCGGGGATGCTGATCTGGAAGTCGGAGAGCACTTCGAGCAAGAACGCCTCGAACTCCTCGTCGGCACGGTCGACTTCGTCGATCAGCAGCACCGGCGGCACGGCGCCGCTGTCGGCGATCGCATCGAGCAGCGGCCGGCGAATCAGGTACTCCTCGGAGAAGATCGCGCGGCCCAGGTCGTCGCCGTGCTGGCCGTCCGCCTCGCCCAGCTTGATGCGCAGCAGTTGCTTGGGATAGTTCCATTCATAGAGGGCGTGGTTGGCGTCCAAGCCCTCGTAGCACTGCAGGCGAATCAGCCGCGTGCCGAAGACGCGGGCCAAAACCTTGGCGATCTCCGTCTTGCCGACGCCCGCCTCGCCTTCGAGAAAGAGCGGCTTGCGCAGGCGGTCGGCGAGGAAGACCGTCGTCGCCATGGCGCGGTCCGCGAAGTACTGCTCGCGGGCCAGCGCGGACTGGACCGCTTCGATCGATTCGAACACGCTGCTGTCTGCCTCTGGGAATCACGTCTTCACCCGGCAACGAGGCCGAGTGCGATGAGGGCGGCGGGTTGTCAGCCGCTGGCCCCT
Encoded proteins:
- a CDS encoding VWA domain-containing protein, whose translation is MPGPPHALSLESELAEALGERGGSLAANLIRFGRVLKNADIDVTSGRLIDAARGLALLDVTRRDDFRIALRANLVSRVEDYPLFDLLFDLFWRSERASAGTMPRTRYSDAPPSRPRRGGRDGTKLAPVQTRVAYEPEGDNPSATYSNADLLTAKDFSQYSGDEVKRARRVIRQLAPKLASQLSRRTRVAPSGGPVDLRQSLRRSVKHGGEVLDLYRQRRRVSSLRLVVLCDVSGSMDLYSRFLVQFLYAMQAEVRHVSTFVFSTRLNEVTHLLKTKTFAEALARIREEVDSWSGGTSIGASLYAFDRRYGKTRLSGRTVVIIVSDGWDRGDTTLIAKAMSSMRRRAYKIVWLNPLLGGRDYQPLAKGMAAALPYVDYFLPAHNLESLVRLARTLVYLARK
- a CDS encoding MoxR family ATPase, encoding MFESIEAVQSALAREQYFADRAMATTVFLADRLRKPLFLEGEAGVGKTEIAKVLARVFGTRLIRLQCYEGLDANHALYEWNYPKQLLRIKLGEADGQHGDDLGRAIFSEEYLIRRPLLDAIADSGAVPPVLLIDEVDRADEEFEAFLLEVLSDFQISIPELGTIRAERPPFVVLTSNRTREIHDALKRRCLYLWISYPSFERELEIVQAKCPGIQTALAGQICGFMQQLRQRDFYKRPGVAETIDWASALMLLHRDHLDAATVEETHSCIFKYNDDIEAFRQGNVAAMLEAAGAAAAAL